One window from the genome of Diospyros lotus cultivar Yz01 chromosome 11, ASM1463336v1, whole genome shotgun sequence encodes:
- the LOC127812538 gene encoding uncharacterized protein LOC127812538 isoform X1 yields the protein MYSNLDLTAFRTRRSMGGRDPFSGFGFGSSGSHRSLLSGFFGGRDPFDAPYFTPPFGGMFESGIFGPTGNFSGVAHPSGFLENHVQQRPNKSRGPIIEEINSDDEKDGRDERRENPRKHGRSSIEPYVEDPDDEVEGRESMPMQHMNDVSSVNNAHLDPQTHSFTFQSSTISYGGANGTYYTSTKARRTGSDGLTLGESREANSATGQATHQISRGIHDKGHMVAKKLNSNGRVDTMQTLHNLNIDELSVFEDTWRGSARKHLPGWSEGFNVHDVAVFETTGRNQGGYALPSTEHTRQLGSMSGHSGEMAGPGRPNRWERMKADNGERTGFCGSKPKSA from the exons ATGTACTCCAACCTC GATCTTACTGCATTTAGAACTCGGAGAAGTATGGGAGGTAGGGATCCTTTTTCTGGTTTTGGGTTTGGTAGCTCTGGAAGCCACAGGAGTTTGTTGTCTGGGTTTTTTGGAGGAAGGGATCCTTTTGATGCCCCATACTTTACACCTCCATTTGGAGGAATGTTTGAGTCAGGCATATTTGGTCCTACTGGAAATTTTTCTGGAGTTGCACATCCATCTGGATTTCTTGAAAATCACGTTCAGCAGCGGCCCAATAAATCCAGGGGGCCAATCATTGAAGAAATAAATTCTGATGATGAAAAAGATGGGAGGGACGAGAGAAGAGAGAATCCTAGAAAGCATGGTCGGTCAAGCATTGAGCCATATGTTGAAGACCCAGATGATGAAGTTGAAG GAAGAGAAAGTATGCCAATGCAGCATATGAATGATGTTAGCAGTGTGAACAATGCACATTTGGATCCCCAGACTCACAGCTTCACTTTCCAGAGCTCAACTATTTCTTATGGTGGTGCTAATGGAACCTATTACACATCAACTAAAGCTAGGAGAACGGGAAGTGATGGA CTAACACTTGGAGAAAGTAGAGAAGCGAATTCAGCTACTGGCCAAGCAACTCATCAGATCTCTAGGGGAATCCATGATAAG GGCCATATGGTTGCAAAGAAACTGAACTCTAATGGTCGAGTGGATACAATGCAGACATTGCACAACCTTAATATAG aTGAGCTATCTGTGTTTGAAGATACTTGGAGGGGAAGTGCCAGAAAACATCTTCCTGGCTGGAGTGAGGGGTTTAATGTACACGATG TTGCTGTTTTTGAGACAACAGGAAGAAACCAGGGCGGCTATGCCCTTCCCTCGACTGAGCATACTCGACAATTGGGGAGTATGAGTGGTCATAGTGGTGAGATGGCAGGTCCTGGGCGCCCAAACCGCTGGGAGAGAATGAAAGCAGATAATGGAGAGAGAACAGGTTTTTGTGGGTCAAAGCCTAAATCAGCTTAA
- the LOC127812538 gene encoding uncharacterized protein LOC127812538 isoform X2, whose amino-acid sequence MYSNLDLTAFRTRRSMGGRDPFSGFGFGSSGSHRSLLSGFFGGRDPFDAPYFTPPFGGMFESGIFGPTGNFSGVAHPSGFLENHVQQRPNKSRGPIIEEINSDDEKDGRDERRENPRKHGRSSIEPYVEDPDDEVEGRESMPMQHMNDVSSVNNAHLDPQTHSFTFQSSTISYGGANGTYYTSTKARRTGSDGLTLGESREANSATGQATHQISRGIHDKGHMVAKKLNSNGRVDTMQTLHNLNIDELSVFEDTWRGSARKHLPGWSEGFNVHDGRNQGGYALPSTEHTRQLGSMSGHSGEMAGPGRPNRWERMKADNGERTGFCGSKPKSA is encoded by the exons ATGTACTCCAACCTC GATCTTACTGCATTTAGAACTCGGAGAAGTATGGGAGGTAGGGATCCTTTTTCTGGTTTTGGGTTTGGTAGCTCTGGAAGCCACAGGAGTTTGTTGTCTGGGTTTTTTGGAGGAAGGGATCCTTTTGATGCCCCATACTTTACACCTCCATTTGGAGGAATGTTTGAGTCAGGCATATTTGGTCCTACTGGAAATTTTTCTGGAGTTGCACATCCATCTGGATTTCTTGAAAATCACGTTCAGCAGCGGCCCAATAAATCCAGGGGGCCAATCATTGAAGAAATAAATTCTGATGATGAAAAAGATGGGAGGGACGAGAGAAGAGAGAATCCTAGAAAGCATGGTCGGTCAAGCATTGAGCCATATGTTGAAGACCCAGATGATGAAGTTGAAG GAAGAGAAAGTATGCCAATGCAGCATATGAATGATGTTAGCAGTGTGAACAATGCACATTTGGATCCCCAGACTCACAGCTTCACTTTCCAGAGCTCAACTATTTCTTATGGTGGTGCTAATGGAACCTATTACACATCAACTAAAGCTAGGAGAACGGGAAGTGATGGA CTAACACTTGGAGAAAGTAGAGAAGCGAATTCAGCTACTGGCCAAGCAACTCATCAGATCTCTAGGGGAATCCATGATAAG GGCCATATGGTTGCAAAGAAACTGAACTCTAATGGTCGAGTGGATACAATGCAGACATTGCACAACCTTAATATAG aTGAGCTATCTGTGTTTGAAGATACTTGGAGGGGAAGTGCCAGAAAACATCTTCCTGGCTGGAGTGAGGGGTTTAATGTACACGATG GAAGAAACCAGGGCGGCTATGCCCTTCCCTCGACTGAGCATACTCGACAATTGGGGAGTATGAGTGGTCATAGTGGTGAGATGGCAGGTCCTGGGCGCCCAAACCGCTGGGAGAGAATGAAAGCAGATAATGGAGAGAGAACAGGTTTTTGTGGGTCAAAGCCTAAATCAGCTTAA
- the LOC127812538 gene encoding uncharacterized protein LOC127812538 isoform X3, producing the protein MGGRDPFSGFGFGSSGSHRSLLSGFFGGRDPFDAPYFTPPFGGMFESGIFGPTGNFSGVAHPSGFLENHVQQRPNKSRGPIIEEINSDDEKDGRDERRENPRKHGRSSIEPYVEDPDDEVEGRESMPMQHMNDVSSVNNAHLDPQTHSFTFQSSTISYGGANGTYYTSTKARRTGSDGLTLGESREANSATGQATHQISRGIHDKGHMVAKKLNSNGRVDTMQTLHNLNIDELSVFEDTWRGSARKHLPGWSEGFNVHDVAVFETTGRNQGGYALPSTEHTRQLGSMSGHSGEMAGPGRPNRWERMKADNGERTGFCGSKPKSA; encoded by the exons ATGGGAGGTAGGGATCCTTTTTCTGGTTTTGGGTTTGGTAGCTCTGGAAGCCACAGGAGTTTGTTGTCTGGGTTTTTTGGAGGAAGGGATCCTTTTGATGCCCCATACTTTACACCTCCATTTGGAGGAATGTTTGAGTCAGGCATATTTGGTCCTACTGGAAATTTTTCTGGAGTTGCACATCCATCTGGATTTCTTGAAAATCACGTTCAGCAGCGGCCCAATAAATCCAGGGGGCCAATCATTGAAGAAATAAATTCTGATGATGAAAAAGATGGGAGGGACGAGAGAAGAGAGAATCCTAGAAAGCATGGTCGGTCAAGCATTGAGCCATATGTTGAAGACCCAGATGATGAAGTTGAAG GAAGAGAAAGTATGCCAATGCAGCATATGAATGATGTTAGCAGTGTGAACAATGCACATTTGGATCCCCAGACTCACAGCTTCACTTTCCAGAGCTCAACTATTTCTTATGGTGGTGCTAATGGAACCTATTACACATCAACTAAAGCTAGGAGAACGGGAAGTGATGGA CTAACACTTGGAGAAAGTAGAGAAGCGAATTCAGCTACTGGCCAAGCAACTCATCAGATCTCTAGGGGAATCCATGATAAG GGCCATATGGTTGCAAAGAAACTGAACTCTAATGGTCGAGTGGATACAATGCAGACATTGCACAACCTTAATATAG aTGAGCTATCTGTGTTTGAAGATACTTGGAGGGGAAGTGCCAGAAAACATCTTCCTGGCTGGAGTGAGGGGTTTAATGTACACGATG TTGCTGTTTTTGAGACAACAGGAAGAAACCAGGGCGGCTATGCCCTTCCCTCGACTGAGCATACTCGACAATTGGGGAGTATGAGTGGTCATAGTGGTGAGATGGCAGGTCCTGGGCGCCCAAACCGCTGGGAGAGAATGAAAGCAGATAATGGAGAGAGAACAGGTTTTTGTGGGTCAAAGCCTAAATCAGCTTAA